Proteins from a genomic interval of Capsicum annuum cultivar UCD-10X-F1 chromosome 4, UCD10Xv1.1, whole genome shotgun sequence:
- the LOC124897983 gene encoding uncharacterized protein LOC124897983, whose protein sequence is MAKSYSKTEFHNLMEKVETVDVRMKNYLELAGYDKWARSYVVHRGWTLTSNIVESINAALVSARELSIYDFLKQQALYTFTDLICKFQQILQQNEAKCTRMKLDEIPCVHACAILDSKNFKKGLYCSDLYKPKTVLRTYDLSVYPLPHKDDWIIPKKILNEM, encoded by the exons AtggcaaaatcatattcaaagactGAATTTCACAATTTAATGGAGAAGGTGGAGACAGTTGATGTTAGAATGAAGAATTACTTGGAATTAGCGGGATATGATAAGTGGGCTAGGTCATATGTTGTTCATAGGGGATGGACTTTGACATCAAATATTGTCGAGTCAATTAATGCTGCACTGGTATCGGCTAGAGAACTATCAATATATGATTTTCTAAA ACAGCAAGCATTGTATACTTTTACGGATCTTATATGTAAATTTCAACAAATTCTTCAACAAAATGAAGCGAAGTGTACGCGTATGAAG TTGGATGAGATACCGTGTGTTCATGCTTGTGCAATTCTTGATAGCAAGAATTTTAAGAAGGGACTATATTGCTCTGATCTTTACAAGCCAAAAACAGTCTTGCGAACATATGATCTTTCAGTTTATCCTCtaccacacaaagatgactggATAATTCCTAAGAAAATTTTGAATGAG ATGTAA